In Periplaneta americana isolate PAMFEO1 chromosome 8, P.americana_PAMFEO1_priV1, whole genome shotgun sequence, the sequence ATCATCAGAGTCATGGATACAAAACACAAGATCTCTAAGATTTTACTTAATCCACTGGATGCTTTCTGTCATCATGAATACAAGGATACAGCCCAGAGACAAATGGCATGTTTGATAAAGATTCTTAGCATGCTTAGGAAGGAAAGTGAGTGTGAGCTCTCgcattataaatttattacatgtaAAGAGCTCTGTTcaagaatgagagaacaataacaaaaaataCTATTCATTTTTCCTCTTCTTGGGCAGATTtacaggaataataattgttcagttacaaataaaatttgttgtatagtTAGGGTTACCTTGTCTAAACTTTCAAATGCGGGAAATTCTTTCAGAAAATGCAGGACTTTTCATAAAAACAGGACAGattatttagaaatttcaaaacaCTTTATGATTGTGTAGATGTGTTGAAGTTGTGTTGGTTAGACACACAGGGTGATACTTGTCCATAGTACtcacttttttttaaaatttcatttattatattccatagatcttacattaacaattaagctttaagatgtggaacaagtcaaaattttacaaaattacaagtaccattaaaattttttcaaattatttacaatttttacaaaattttataatttttaaaattttgcaatttttacaattttctacaattttttttacaatactttggcgagatgtagtgagatgaggtgaggcccgaggattcgcaaaaagattacctggcatttgccttatggttggggaaaacttcggaaaaaaacccaatcaggtaatcagaccaaagggggtgaaataaaatgaggccgaggactcgccatagaccatccggcatcagtcccaaggctgggggaaaacctctgaagaaaCCAACAAatgagaccaaatgggggatccaacccaagcccgagcacagctccggatcagcaggccagcgagtctgccgactgtggtacatcgatggctctactaaaaatatacagcacatagccaatcagattattaaatttacaaatgcaaacgattattcatcagttgagctataaaatataatacagagCAAGTaaatcaattcaatttaaatgcataaacagttcaatcagttgagatatacagaaattgataatacatatcatgcaaattacttcaaaattacaaacataaacaattcatcaatagagctatgCAGACTACTTTTGGAAGAAGACATGGTAAGTATAGGTAGGTACGCTATTTGAAGATACGATGGAATTTTTGCCATCATAAGTTGTACTGGTACATTTCATTGTGATTTTTCATGGATACTGCTATCATCTAAAGAACTTAATGTTAGTCTCAAATTTGTATCAGAATCAGTCACAAATGAATCTGATGGCTCTGGTAACACTGGATTGTAGTACATAATTCCTTTTGTGAAATTTCAGATGCAAATACCTCAattacagtatgtaggcctacctgaatATAAAACGAGTTTTTTTCTCAAGTTTTGCGTTTGAAAAATGGGGAATCGTCTTAAATTCGTGTATTAAGAAAATACATAAGTTGCGCCATTGGTGACAGTGaatatgatgatggtggtgaaggAAGTGCCAGTGATGGCTGAGTAACATTGtcaatttcaaaatgttgtgtAGTTAGTGTAAAGCCATTTAGTTAATAGTAAGTTCGTGTACATAGTTTTTGTAAATAGAATATTTAGACAGATTGTATGGGGatacaaatttcatttcatcaAGAGGAGGATATCTATTTTGCAGAAGTAAGTAACCTTGAAATTGTATGTTCTATAACCAAGTTAATAATGAATTCATCAACAAaatatcttaaaaaattaaattctgcaGAAGCCATTGGAAAACTAAGAGGTCGTCTTAACCCTTAGGAGCTGTGCATCCATTATAGTGACCAGCTAATATTATAgtcatgacgtgatataatatgttataaattgtatgttatatataaaatacgttggtattatttaattttatataacattaaggacattgcacttcattaaaacagtaaaaattttttgtaatgtttttttttttttttaaaggagcaaaatcatttcaactgcagtcaactgaaaccccgtcagcttccatgcgtacctttaccgattgttttacatgggccctccccatcctttaccacaggctcaattggCTCTAGTGACCAGGACACAaacctgcgatcttaggcacgatatgctggccAGACGTATCTTGTGCACATTAAACTGCtcggctaacgaacccaacacgaatttacccgattatgcaggtatacgaatCCCTGGTTAAGAGTTATACATTTGCGTGCAATACTGGTATAAGTCTTCCTGCTTCTTAGTGTTAAATTCAAGCTTGCCTTATATTCTggtaaatacaatacattttgcatttttacaCCACACAATTTGAATCCTCAGCGTGGGTGAATTTCTTTCCTGTAGTTTTTAAATGTCTGCAGcttttatagtaccggtactgATATGCAGTTTCCtctgtttcattattatttatacgAGTAATCACTAATCAACCTTACGAAAAATGAACTAAAAATACTCTCATTAAAAAAAGGTAACATAGTAACTAAAACAGTACggtacaattaaaatatacaaatactgTAATACGAAATAAAACGCTCAAAATTATGTTATTATGTTGTTGTAATGAAGATAATACATTTCTCATACTTTACGTTTATGTACACCTATTTAaaagtaccggtatttaattctTTGTGAAGTACAGATTTAATGATATTACTTTACTGAACCTAGCTCTACTTTCTCCCTCATTAAGAACGAGAATCTGTACAATTTACGCGTTTTTCTTTTCTCAGAACTCTGGAATGAAACAAGGAAGGCTTGTAAGACGAGACAGAATTCCGAAGACAAACCTGGGTGATTACTGGCACTGGAAGGACTTCAACATTGGTATAGATATAGCAATGTATGGTGTTGTATACCACATTGTTGACTGTGATATTTTCACTAAAGTAAGTATTCTTGGAGGCAATAGTGATTCCTTACTTTCTGTGTTCTATTTAGGCTAAAATTAATTAACATGATCTTTCAATGCAGGAATATCTGGAAAGTCAAGGCATAGAATTGAATGATTCTGAAGAAATGCCACCAGATCCATACATGTTGGATAGAAATTTGAGAATAAAACCTCATAGTCATAAAACCAAGTTAGCCGATGACAAACTAAGGCGTTTCTTGGAATATGATGGGAAGATACTGAGGTATGTACTGGTACCGTACTTCAATATTCACTCTCCCTAACCAACATTTCTTATGAGAATGCAATTCAGTTCTTCTCCTTATATATTTGATTTGAtgtttgatatatatattttatgtcaacatttacatccaagtaatgtggacctcacaattttgtatcctgtgccacaattacattcattacagatatactttTGTAGatgctcttataatttaactttcgaccctatttcaattgatcagtattcccacctttaaatcctaacaacttaatttagatcattcaaaattgatacttttacgattctgttcttgattttcagttcacttatatcggACACACACAATTTCTAATAATGCttattactaaaacatactacaccattgtccaatatattcgttattaggcctatgtctttttttttgtgtacatttcattttcagatctcactaattttctacatattatacttcgctatcctagctagcctcctccaccatactccttacctattttcaATACCTCTATCGTCttatttaacttcctattacactcctccaattcatatttcattttacttacgAAGTCCTTAGTCATCTCTTCCTTAGCCGTCTCTTCCTTAGCCTCTCTGGACCAGAAACATCCATTCtccttatatataaaaatatcaatagaAAAATCCAAATATCCATAAGGAAATAAAGAATAAGTCACATAGTAACAAAATCCTATTTGCATAGCTTCCATATCACAGACAACCCGAGTGCAAACTCTGCGAAGGGGACAATGAATACCGATACTTCTACAGTGTGATGCACTTAATTCAACAAGAAATAAACACAAGATGGTGGTTCCACTAAATGAGTCAGGCCTCCAAGAAATTCTAACAAATTCCAAATTCTGGTCCATGCTCTATATTATACAGAGGGAGTGAAAGGAGATACTGAAACTGTCTACTTTCATTTTCCACACATTTATATTATCTGCTTAGAAGATTACCCATCATCTGCTAGGAAAGGAAAgatgaaattgaaaacaataggcctaaatattctaTTCCTCAACTATTGTTCATTTGTGATTCATATGGTCGTGCTATCAggagattatttcatgagaaattccCAAGTGTTCGTGTCCCAGGTCTATTACTATTCGTAAGTTGGTTAATAAATTTCGTGAAGTGGGAAGTGTTAAAGATGAGAAAAAGGCGATGTACAGTGCTCGCAGAAGAAACTCCAGATGACAATGTATACTGGCTGGAAAATCTCCCTAAAAATCTCTTCAGCATCTTTCTCAGCAACAGGAATTTCTTACACTTAAgttaaaatagtttaaaattaCTGTGCAAGAGCTTAAACTGGGTGATCAAGTAGGACTTAGAAGCAATTTTTATGAATGAATTTTGAGTATCGATACCTGAAGTGCAGGATAGAAAAATTTATCCTAATCTCATTTTGTTTTCGGATGAAGCCGTGTTCCACTTACATGGCTATGTTTATAAGCAAAACAACAGATACTGGAATTTCGAAAACCAAATCTACTCCATGAGGAACCCTTTTATGACCAAAAAATTGGAATGCCATGCAGATTTACCAGTGACAAATATTAATAGGCTCAATATTTTTtgaagaaacaataattaaaatgatggatatatgcaaaatattttacaatcttttctgtttcaTTAACTCTGAAAGAACGTAGTTTCACGTTGTCCAGCAGGACACTGTGAGTGGCACATACAGCCATATTTCCTTGCAAGCAATTCATGAACTTAATGACAATAGAGCCATCACTAACAACATATGGCCCCCCTGATCCTCCCGATCTAATCTCTTGTGGTTATTACCTCTGAGgaacattaaaatacaaaatgtaaagGATAAATTCACATACCTTAGACGAACTAAAAAATATATCCGTGAAATTCTATTGCatttatacttaaaaatatacataaaatctaTATTACAACACCGTCAGTTAAAAATGTAGTTCTTTCTTTTTATATAGCTATGTATAAGTGATACACACTCGATAAGTAGGTACCATCTTTACAATCAAACCATTCATAATAAGATTTCAGGGATTTGTTACTaccatattattgtaattaaaatattaccgGTATATTACCGTACGTAAAAAATTGAGAGATTTTCTTGTTACtgatttttcttacaattttgaaTACGAAAACATTATCCTTGTTAAAGTGGATGATAAATAAGGTTGTGATTGACACTACGTGGGCGATCTCACATGTGTGGAGGCTCGGTGTTATCTTGCCCAGTCGTAATTCATAACCCAGGGATCACCTTCACTGCCAGTgccattattttgtgtgaactgGGCCTTTGGTTTAAGCTGATCTGATCCTATGCATATTGTATAATAAAGAGTGGAACAATTATCGTGCTCCTAGGTACTGAATTCTCATCTGGCCAGATAGGATTTTGATAACTAGGAGCACGATAAttgttccactctgtatatggttATTGCAGATAaagttttttagatttatttcatGACACCAGAGATATTGaagaattaaacaatgaaatataaaatccATTTACATCTTTAGGAATATTATGTCTAGTACCCTATTTATGTATTCAaaacttttatatgaaaatattttttccgaATTGACACGTAAAAAGCACAGTCAAATGAAAATAGGTCAGTCACCAAAAAGTGTCACTGAATACTTATTACTTCAAAAGTATTCTCCTTAACTCATAATTTATTTATCCCACTGGGAGACAAGACAATCAATCCTATTTTTGTAGAGGTCCTTTGGCTGCTGACAGAACCACAACCTCATTGAATCACAAATGTCCTCATTCGTTGCAAAATGGTGTCTTTCTTCAGGTCACCAAAAATACGGAAATCGCACGGGGAAAGACCTGGGCTGTAAGGTGATTGTTGAAGTGTTTCCCAGCCAAGTCTCTGGAGCGTATCTCGCACACATTGGTCAACTCTTCCTCCAGAGATACAGTTATTCTACTTTTGTTCCTCCATCAGGTGGTGTGGAACCCACTGTATGCAAATTTGTCGGTATTGTAGGTGGACTTTGATAATGGTGTGTATGAAATCATGTCTTATCCCCaccaaaaaaaaataagttattatacTGTGATCTGTCGGTTTTCCTGGATAAGACCATCCACTAGCGCAATAACACCAAAAGTACGGTAATGACGCAGTGAGCCTATATTGGGCGCTGAGTCATGCAGTGACCTGCGTCCATCTCGGAATCTCTTATATCACTCTAGCACACATGAACTTGACATGCAGTGTTCATCATACATAACAGACGTGTGTTGATGAATTTCGACCTGGACCCTCAGCCAGTCAAAAAACTAACCACACTACTCTGCTTTTCTTTACTCGCCTCCATTTCAGATGTTGGACTAATACACGCATCACTAACGTAACTAACATAACTTTCAGCGCAAAAAAACGAACAAACGTGTTTGCATCAATTATTGCTGTCAATTTCTTGGCAGAGTTTTGGTCAAGAGTTCCAGCCTAGCTCTCAGCAGGTCTCTCCTACATTTAAATAGAAAGAAACTGAAGAGAGTAGTTGAATTTATCACTGAACATTTACACTTCAGGAAACATCTACAAACTGGGGAAATCTTTTGTGGAGACCCCACTGTAGACTATGTGGGCAACATATTGAAACTGCAAAACACATACTGCTCAAGTGTGAGGTTCTGGAAAAAAGGAGGCTCCAGTACGAAAGATCCTTATATAGAAGTGAAGGTTCTGGAGCTTGTTAAATCCCAGAACTGGAACCTCTATGGAAGGTTACGGGGTAGCACAATAAGCCTTGAAACTGACGTGCGAGAGTCAATAAGCTCTCAAATAATCCTCATTTGTACTGCTGCTTCTACTGTCACTGTCGTTGCCACTGCCACTGCTACCACCACTGCTATTACTGGTGCCAACTTTGCGCACTTTCAGTTCTGTGCGTGGTAACccattttttaatttgatttataagTCCTACAACTCTTTTTGAAGAAGAGTTTATTTAAGGCGTAATAGTATTTTATAGATAATAAAAAGTTTTTAGTGTTAAGAATTTCAGGGAATATGCTTCTTTAGACTACTTTGATATAATTTTCTTAACATAGGATACTAGAGTCTGCGTGATGTATCTTGTcccactgtgaaaagagagagaaaggagatatgtcttacttcgtctgtattgttatggcgatgggggaatagagcggtgccgtccatccatccagtgtcggaagggaccagttgatacattctgtagcgcaaaataaaattacaaaatatctctctttgtactgtgtagttccgtcactgagcttgtctttcaagaaactaagtTCCTgtagcctgcacaataacaaggttttgaaaggaatgctgaaaatttacaaccctcctataatctccaccctcatttgaagggacttggttttattgctactgagacaagataaaccttaccaggtatatcacagtctagtacatacagtcacgaagcttgggtttatgagggtactaggaacaatagactgtgcagatactatttctcattgtctgtgatgaggcgatagtagcgatcctagtggttagcaactatctttggacacatatttactacgtattgagcttcgtaactgtatatactagactgtgatactatcaTGAGGAAGAAAGTTTGAGACTTTTTAAAGCATACGACTTCACCTGTAGGTTCTTTGCTGTGTGGGATGATAGAGACTCAGAGTATGGAGAAATGAGGCCATATATAATCTACTACTATCTGGCAGATGATACTGTTGAGGTGCAAGAAGTTCATAAGAAGAACGATGGCTGTGATCCATTTCCTCTTCTTCTGAGGAAGATGAAACTTCCCAGAAATTGGAAAGATGTCCCAGGTACTGATCTTCACACATttgttaaaaaattgcaaaaaatgaaGCTTACTAACCAGTGGCAGTCAGTGGTATGGGGAAACCTAATGAATTAAAACATACCATACACATTATAAGAATAACTACATATATGAatagtacatcttgattacacaacttttaacactatatcacttcggaatatgtattatatgtctttctcgtgttaaattttactgtacctggtttaacatgtttcggcctgctattggccttcttcagaactggttgttgctggtcttggcgccttttgtttcgtttcctgtgggggtgtgtttgtgtagtgtactgtggagtcaaagagtgtgtttgttctgcaattgagttgtgtgttgaaaatttcatttggatgtgtttttgtgtgtctgtatatttcgtattattctagtgtgtttagtttctggctttttggttggatgtgtaaaatttccatgtctgtgtgggtgtgattagcatttgtgatgtgttctgcatatgtggaggtgttttgtaattttgttatggctgtgatgtgttctttgtaacgtgtttgaaatgatctgtcgtctgttctatgtagaagttgttgcaggtgttacatttgagtttgtatacgagtgtgttgttgtatttgtttgtgttgtttgtgtgttgagatgtttttgtagagtattatttgttctgtatgcgatgttgtaatttaatttcttgaatgaggttgcaatcttgtatgtgtttttgttttcgtatgttagtgtgatgtattttttgtgttcttgtgttcgtgttgtatccttatgttttttgtgattatattttgtctttcgtattatgttgtctattatgctgcaaaacacatcacaaatgctaaccacacctacagagacatcaacacggacatggaaattctacacatccaaccaaaaagccagaaactaaacacactagaacaatacgaaatatacagacacacaaaaacacatccaaataaaattctcaacacacaactcaatttcagaacacacacactctttgactccacattaactactcaaacacacccctacagaaaacaaaacaaaaggtgcaagaccaacaacaaccagttctgaaggagaccaatagcaggctgaaacatgttaaccaagtacagtaaaatttaacacgataaagacatataggcctaatacatattccgaaatgaatagtaattttgtaatgagacaaaataattattttataattataaacttGGAAAAAGAAAGTAACTAAAAGAAAACTGTTAACAAATTTTCATGGTTTATAAATAGCAAAATGGCAGTCAACATTTATTCCGAATATGAATACCTACTATGTGCCAAGTGCGTACAATGATGATATAAAGATTGTTCTGAATGTGAAGGTATAGGATCATTTTTTTATCGTCAATTTATCAGCACAGTACCTTAAAAGCAGTAAAATCGTGCGTAAAACATTTGCACCTAATTTCAGTAGATCGATCAGTCTCATGGTCTAGTGGCCAGAGCTCCTGGCTTCTGTTAatgagatcccgggttcgattcccagtaagagcataggaatttttccttaaaggaaaTTATTCCCGTATTCTTCCaaggtctggaatttaggttaagtttaatttaagacctctcctggcaccacgtAATCATATGTAGTCATTCTATCACATCATCAGGGTAATGTAACTCCATCTTCcaagaagaccagaaatgttgaaagacaacctggtggcattgatATAAACAAATTCAGTACCGTCACATGGGGTAAATTCgatcaaaattttcagttttctaaGTATTAATCATAAGGTTACTTCCTAGCAAAGTGTACTCGTGATTTATAGACTGGATTGTGCAGTGTTGCATTCTAATTTTAGTACCGTGTTCACACTGTATCGTTTATGCTAAAAATAGAACGATTTCGATAGTGTATTTCTCGCTTCCCCTTACTACTGGTTCCTCTTTACAAAATCTGGTAGGAACATTAAGAATTTCCATGCCACATGATTTAAAACATAATATTCTAGATTTATAATGTTTccctattatataaattttaaatacattatttaataattattttcgtcATTTTGTACAGTTGACTTCCCATCTATTACAATGGAAATATCAGATGAAGAAGTGACCTCTTATTACACACCACAAGATTTCTTGGTCGGAGAAACTATTTTCATTATGGGAAGAaggtaatgttatttgtaatagaAGTTTAAGACTGTAGCACAGTACAGTAATGAATAGTATCTGAAATGGAAATCTGTATCCAGAGGCGGATTTCAGGATCTGGCTGCTCTAGTCTATAAAATACATGCCACCCTTTTCCTGAAGTAATCACATATTCTAAATTGAATTTTTTCTTGAGAGCTAAGACAATTATTTAAAAACGATTAATTGATAACTATGTTTACTACTTTAATGTAATGATTTTATAACAGATGGGCAGATATTAGAGCTGTGTGATGTCatacgtaaagtaggaaaaaatgaaagaaatggtCTTCTTTATTTCAGTAAGAATTTTTAACCTTTCAAGCATATCAAATTAAGTTCCATTTCTGTAGACTTCATTACTGTTTCACTGATATAACTGCGTCAAATTTACAATTTATGTTTGAgtaaaaaattctaaatttagaaatttaatttttttagtaaatattaactttccgataatactgttttttttttttaggtttctcATCTATGACACAGATTCATTCACAAGGAAATATTTTAAGGAAGTTCTTAACATTGTCCAGGGAAATGCGATAGAAGTATTTGAGAAAAAGCCTTCTCCTCCTGCACCTGTAAGTGAATAATTAGTTATTGTCATCCTTCATTtagtattttaaaacagaaaatgCTTTTAAAACAATCAGTTGATAATAAAGCAATGATGGAATGAGAATGAAAGAAATATCTACGTATAAAACACATAGCATTTATTTGCTTTGCATTTTAAATACCACAGGTTTCTTCAGAAATGGAACCTATATTTCTTTGGTGAAATCTATAAACTAAGTATCAGAGTTGCTGCTGCTGGTTTCGTGCATGTACAAAGCATAGTTGATATGTATTTCTCATTAGGTTAGTGTATTGCAAGTGGCAATATTATGCTTTGTTAAACAGTACTGTATCAAAATACGAATTTATTAAGGTTCAGATATCTTTCAGCCTATTCCACCACATCTTGGATTTGGAAGCCCTGAGGACTCACTTCAATCATGTCTTACAGTCACAATTCCTGTTCCTCCAAAGAAAGATGTTGTACGATATGTCATCAATGCTAGCAAAGTAAGTCATTACCTTATATAatctttattttctgtttatttgtaatttactCCTAATATTTCATGTATAACAactctatttatttgtctgctgctgctgctaatgctagtgataataataataataataataataataataataataataataataataataatagtaataataataatagtaataataataataataataatagtaataataataatagtaataataataataataataatagtaataataataatagtaataataataataataataataataataataataataataataataataataataaatctgtggtGCGACAGCTCATGAAGAGCCAAGGCCGACCAGCTGATTGctagcctcacgttcacatgcctcagtagagattttgaacaatcatccaactagaatgaataataatactaaactgccccccattgagggtagcccttacggactcaatatatcctgaaaaaaattattatatatatgtaaacatagatattgaattttaaaaaagggaaacaaagaaaagggcgtgaaacattacagttgctattaatgtggcaccatgtgattaattaggatttggcaggatttttttgacacaattatcacaatgtcatccctcaaagatgttggcagaacaaatttccgtcgaaattcttcgaaaaaagctggtatagtccctcgagcacctatgagcaagccgaatacctcaacgtcaattaaggcatatttcagcttgaaatagttgactgtaggctcatagatcgacttcttctcaaggtggacctcggctgactgatgacatcctacttcaaaacgtaacgtggggtccacaatgatgccctgtttagtgtcagcattgtacgctaaaatatctactcgtctcgttgacccattttctgctagacaggagatttcttcttctattatccagcccttagttcttaatgcggcagcaattttggatcttacaagatgatgtctagagttcctcaagagcaatccctgttcacagaatcccaagacgtgtgttTAGCACGATTATCACTCCGGCCATTAGAGCTGGTTTTTGTAACTGAATTTTGCTACCTTTCGTAACTCCTCAAATTCATTACTGCTTGATGCTGAGTGGGGACCAGTCCCTCATAGCacgaatttcatgagaaaatgcctCTTCCATGAGGACTGAAACCAGCACACATCCATAACGCATGTGCTAGGTATGATGTGTTAGGCCATGATGTTACGGTGCATGACATTAATAATTTTCtactaatgtaatttttaaattatacatcttgattacacaacttttaacactatatgacttcggaaaacgtattatgtgtctttcacgtgttaaatttatatgttacagtaccttgttaacatgtttcggcctgctattggccatcatcagaactggttgttgctggccttggcgccttatgttttgttttctgtgggggtctgtttgtgtagtgtaatgtggagtcaaagagtatgtgtgttctgaaattgagttgtgtgttgagaatttcatttggatgttttttgtgtgtttgtatattttttaaattatgttgcatgctaagaggttgtttataatttttataatttaagttCTTAAATGGGCCCTATGTTAAATCCTATTCCATTTTGAAGTTCTTGAAATGATCGCCACCACACTTTCTGTATTATTCATATTAGTTGCATAGTGTCACCTTCTTTAAAGCCATGCTAAACACTGGCATATCGTGGCCT encodes:
- the LOC138704894 gene encoding EF-hand domain-containing protein 1-like isoform X2; protein product: MEGLPLLPGYSFRDPTITKFHVSQQFDFKNGYHYPRPANIGIGKRPLDVEGTAYFSIVDPVRYDPSLTYGRVKEYAISQFIPHFVLYDKKCLTFKAFFKQSVFESPHEHYRVRQVNIIYFLEDDTITVMEPEVENSGMKQGRLVRRDRIPKTNLGDYWHWKDFNIGIDIAMYGVVYHIVDCDIFTKEYLESQGIELNDSEEMPPDPYMLDRNLRIKPHSHKTKLADDKLRRFLEYDGKILRFFAVWDDRDSEYGEMRPYIIYYYLADDTVEVQEVHKKNDGCDPFPLLLRKMKLPRNWKDVPVDFPSITMEISDEEVTSYYTPQDFLVGETIFIMGRRFLIYDTDSFTRKYFKEVLNIVQGNAIEVFEKKPSPPAPPIPPHLGFGSPEDSLQSCLTVTIPVPPKKDVVRYVINASKEQWWWYSHNVSSLLGQIFLCIIIWKKILKSSLLILWTICAII
- the LOC138704894 gene encoding EF-hand domain-containing protein 1-like isoform X1; translation: MEGLPLLPGYSFRDPTITKFHVSQQFDFKNGYHYPRPANIGIGKRPLDVEGTAYFSIVDPVRYDPSLTYGRVKEYAISQFIPHFVLYDKKCLTFKAFFKQSVFESPHEHYRVRQVNIIYFLEDDTITVMEPEVENSGMKQGRLVRRDRIPKTNLGDYWHWKDFNIGIDIAMYGVVYHIVDCDIFTKEYLESQGIELNDSEEMPPDPYMLDRNLRIKPHSHKTKLADDKLRRFLEYDGKILRFFAVWDDRDSEYGEMRPYIIYYYLADDTVEVQEVHKKNDGCDPFPLLLRKMKLPRNWKDVPVDFPSITMEISDEEVTSYYTPQDFLVGETIFIMGRRFLIYDTDSFTRKYFKEVLNIVQGNAIEVFEKKPSPPAPPIPPHLGFGSPEDSLQSCLTVTIPVPPKKDVVRYVINASKYLRYEAVMDWVHPEDKDRKFVFSYSLSDCSITISEIPQRNSGFMEGTYLRSTRIPKPGTNMDDPEYYTPVDLYIGAVVVVFTQRFIITGADLFVYHYMEENPEKFPPNIVDNMRNYMIQAGHLKEDIANRMQEMQKEEESKNNNAC